In Xiphophorus hellerii strain 12219 chromosome 13, Xiphophorus_hellerii-4.1, whole genome shotgun sequence, the following proteins share a genomic window:
- the LOC116730614 gene encoding zinc finger and SCAN domain-containing protein 21-like, with protein MSKIEMLRLLINQRLTAAAEEIFNVFGRTIVEYEEEISRSKLEIDRQRRLLELSRKPRISLQANSSAVSEQQDWSSSVELNEEEPPSHIKEEEPEEDVWSDPPGENNVGFLLFQNNSARTQQDNDSTGSLGSKFCQDLDDPDIDPQPGTSVQQTCAELNNDQPVALGNSQHDCVDMTLPKVVDSYICTICGQAFYQRSQWAKHTRIHRKIDGKVDKSFTCDICGKRLTRSDGYQKHLRVHTGEKPYSCHVCGRSFSDNSNFKRHIRRHMKEKSQQSSG; from the exons ATGTCGAAAATCGAGATGTTGCGGCTTCTGATCAACCAGCGGCTTACCGCGGCTGCAGAGGAGATTTTCAATGTGTTTGGGAGAACCATAGTGGAATATGAGGAGGAGATCTCCCGCTCCAAGCTGGAGATTGACCGCCAGCGCCGGCTGCTGGAGCTCTCCAGGAAGCCGCGGATCTCCCTGCAGGCCAACAGCTCAG CCGTCTCTGAGCAGCAGGACTGGAGCTCCAGCGTTGAGCTCAACGAAGAGGAACCTCCGAGTCACATCAaagaggaggaaccagaggagGATGTGTGGTCAGATCCACCGGGCGAGAACAATGTGGGTTTTCTGCTGTTCCAGAACAACTCAGCAAGAACGCAACAGGACAACGATTCCACCGGGTCTCTGGGCTCAAAGTTCTGCCAGGACCTGGACGACCCAGACATTGATCCGCAGCCTGGAACCTCAGTCCAACAGACCTGCGCTGAGCTCAACAATGATCAACCTGTAGCTTTAGGAAACAGCCAGCATGACTGTGTTGACATGACTCTCCCTAAAGTAGTGGACTCCTATATCTGCACCATCTGTGGCCAGGCGTTTTACCAGCGCAGTCAGTGGGCCAAACACACGCGGATTCACCGAAAAATTGACGGCAAAGTCGACAAATCGTTCACGTGCGACATTTGCGGGAAGAGACTGACGCGGTCAGACGGCTACCAGAAACACCTGCGGGTCCATACGGGCGAGAAGCCGTACAGCTGCCACGTGTGCGGCCGCAGCTTCAGCGACAACTCCAACTTCAAGAGGCACATCCGCAGACACATGAAGGAGAAGTCCCAGCAGAGCTCAGGCTGA